One region of Halomonas huangheensis genomic DNA includes:
- the relA gene encoding GTP diphosphokinase: MVKVREDQPLTAEGRVDIAQWVTRLQDDVKLTNPDDLVAACDLAETLELDAQRPHRSWLVDGSSFRMGLEMADILSELRLDQGAIVAAVLYRAVREDLLSLEKVAKRFGDEVAQLIAGVLQMAAISNTQTTTHGLQQDQQDNLRKMLVNMIDDVRVALIKIAERTCALRQVRDAPREKRLRVAREVFDIYAPLAHRLGIGQLKWELEDLSFRYLHEDDYKQIARQLAEKRLDRDRYIHDVVETLKSLMAAQGIERYQVDGRAKHIYSIWRKMKRKRIDFSQVHDIRAVRILVPTVNDCYTMLGIVHSRWHHVPDEFDDYIANPKKNGYQSLHTAVIGPESKVLEIQIRTFAMHEEAELGVCAHWRYKGHDTNARSAGYEEKIAWLRQVLEWHEEVGDLGDLREGLSSDVAPDRIYVFTPDGHVIDLPRVATPIDFAYRVHTEVGHRCRGAKVNGRIVPLTYRLKTGQQVEILTGSQSAPSRDWLNPSLGFVRTSRARAKIQSWFKHQARDRNLDEGRALFEREMKRLDIEDMNLDQLARKVNYTNADDMYAALGAGDLRIGQVLHQAQQLFGEHDDQEHLDRLLAKPRRQGTRDLDTDITVLGVGNLKTSMANCCNPVPGDSIIGFITQGRGVTVHRQDCSNILQLRMDEPQRVIEVEWGERAQTQYPVDVEILAWDRSGLLRDVTALLGQDKVNVLSINTRSNTDDGIARMAITLEVDGLETLGRLFSRIQQLPNIIEVKRLRNAARGKPRDSGRKGRNG, encoded by the coding sequence CGATATTGCTCAGTGGGTCACACGCCTGCAGGATGATGTCAAGCTGACGAATCCCGATGATCTGGTTGCCGCCTGTGATCTGGCCGAGACGCTGGAGCTTGATGCGCAACGCCCACATCGAAGCTGGTTGGTTGATGGCTCCAGTTTTCGGATGGGCCTGGAAATGGCCGACATTCTGAGTGAGTTACGTCTCGACCAGGGAGCCATTGTCGCCGCGGTTCTGTATCGCGCAGTGCGCGAGGACCTGTTGTCGCTGGAGAAGGTGGCAAAGCGTTTCGGTGACGAAGTCGCGCAGCTGATCGCTGGTGTATTGCAGATGGCTGCCATCAGCAACACCCAGACGACTACGCACGGGCTGCAGCAGGACCAACAGGACAATCTGCGCAAGATGTTGGTCAATATGATCGACGATGTGCGAGTGGCGCTGATCAAGATTGCGGAACGTACCTGTGCCTTGCGTCAGGTGCGTGATGCACCACGCGAGAAGCGTCTACGTGTAGCGCGCGAGGTGTTCGACATTTATGCGCCGTTGGCCCACCGTCTGGGCATCGGTCAGTTGAAGTGGGAACTTGAGGATCTGTCCTTCCGCTACCTGCATGAGGATGACTACAAGCAGATTGCCCGTCAGTTGGCCGAGAAACGTCTCGATCGTGACCGCTATATCCATGACGTAGTCGAAACACTCAAGTCACTGATGGCCGCTCAGGGAATCGAGCGTTATCAGGTCGATGGCCGGGCAAAGCATATCTATTCGATCTGGCGCAAGATGAAGCGCAAGCGAATCGATTTCTCTCAGGTGCACGATATTCGTGCAGTGCGCATTCTGGTGCCAACCGTCAATGATTGCTACACCATGCTTGGCATCGTTCATTCACGCTGGCATCACGTGCCTGACGAGTTTGACGATTACATCGCCAATCCCAAGAAGAACGGTTACCAGTCGTTGCATACCGCAGTCATCGGTCCTGAAAGCAAGGTACTCGAGATCCAGATTCGTACCTTTGCCATGCATGAGGAGGCCGAGCTGGGCGTCTGCGCTCACTGGCGCTACAAGGGCCACGATACCAACGCCAGAAGTGCCGGTTACGAGGAGAAGATTGCCTGGTTGCGTCAGGTACTCGAATGGCATGAGGAAGTCGGAGATCTTGGGGATCTGCGTGAAGGGCTGTCCAGCGATGTTGCTCCCGATCGCATCTACGTTTTCACTCCCGACGGTCACGTGATTGACCTGCCGCGAGTGGCGACCCCCATCGACTTCGCCTATCGGGTGCATACCGAGGTTGGACATCGCTGTCGTGGTGCCAAGGTCAACGGCCGTATCGTGCCGCTGACATACCGGCTCAAGACGGGACAGCAGGTGGAAATCCTCACCGGCAGTCAAAGTGCTCCGAGTCGCGACTGGCTCAACCCCAGTCTCGGGTTTGTGCGAACCTCCCGGGCGCGAGCCAAGATCCAATCATGGTTCAAACACCAGGCGCGAGATCGCAATCTCGACGAAGGGCGTGCGCTGTTCGAGCGTGAGATGAAGCGGCTCGACATCGAGGACATGAACCTCGATCAGTTGGCGCGCAAGGTCAACTACACCAACGCCGATGATATGTATGCCGCACTGGGTGCCGGTGATCTGCGCATTGGTCAGGTGTTGCATCAGGCCCAGCAGTTGTTTGGCGAACATGATGATCAGGAACACCTCGATCGTCTGCTCGCCAAGCCGCGCCGACAAGGGACACGAGACCTCGATACCGATATCACGGTACTTGGGGTAGGCAACCTCAAGACCAGCATGGCCAATTGCTGCAACCCGGTGCCGGGTGATTCGATCATCGGCTTCATTACCCAGGGGCGTGGCGTTACGGTGCATCGCCAGGACTGCTCCAATATCCTGCAGTTGCGTATGGATGAGCCTCAGCGAGTGATCGAGGTGGAGTGGGGCGAGCGGGCACAGACCCAGTATCCGGTGGATGTCGAGATCCTTGCCTGGGACCGTTCCGGCCTACTGCGTGACGTCACTGCGCTGCTCGGCCAGGACAAGGTCAATGTGCTGTCGATCAATACTCGCAGCAATACCGACGACGGGATTGCTCGCATGGCGATTACTCTCGAAGTGGATGGGCTGGAAACGCTCGGACGACTGTTCTCGCGCATCCAGCAATTGCCCAACATCATCGAGGTCAAACGA